A window from Synechococcus sp. RSCCF101 encodes these proteins:
- a CDS encoding MoxR family ATPase — protein sequence MAERIAPLLEQINGVLLGKERPVRLAVTCLLAGGHLLIEDLPGVGKTTLAEALARSFGLAFQRVHFTSDLLPADLTGLRLFDQGKGAFRFEPGPVFSQVLLADEINRASPRTQSALLEAMASGRVSVDGTSHDLPRPFFVIATQNGLDQGGTSPLPESQLDRFEMRLSLGFPPRRAERELLSGQQHDLNSLGELIPAGELRSLQQQVGRQHASETVIDYLLDLVAVSRERGRGHAPLSPRASQALLRCARAWSLLEERAYVTINDVQEVMEAVCEHRLDGGRPEENGAHWSPKLLTAVDGLR from the coding sequence ATGGCTGAGCGGATCGCTCCCCTGCTGGAGCAGATCAACGGTGTGCTGCTGGGCAAGGAGCGGCCGGTGCGTCTGGCGGTGACCTGCCTGCTGGCGGGGGGCCATCTGTTGATCGAAGACCTGCCCGGCGTGGGCAAGACCACCCTCGCCGAGGCCCTGGCCCGCAGCTTCGGGCTCGCCTTCCAGCGGGTGCACTTCACCAGCGACCTGCTCCCCGCCGACCTCACCGGACTGCGCCTCTTCGATCAGGGCAAGGGGGCCTTCCGCTTCGAGCCGGGACCGGTGTTCAGCCAGGTGCTGCTGGCCGATGAGATCAACCGGGCCAGCCCCCGCACCCAGAGCGCCCTGCTGGAGGCCATGGCCAGCGGCCGCGTCAGCGTCGACGGCACCAGCCACGACCTGCCCCGGCCCTTCTTCGTGATCGCCACCCAGAACGGTCTGGACCAGGGCGGCACCTCGCCCCTGCCCGAATCCCAGCTCGATCGCTTCGAGATGCGCCTCAGCCTCGGCTTCCCGCCGCGCCGGGCCGAGCGGGAGCTGCTCAGCGGCCAGCAGCACGATCTGAACAGCCTCGGCGAACTGATTCCTGCCGGTGAACTGCGCAGCCTGCAGCAGCAGGTGGGCCGCCAGCACGCCTCGGAGACAGTGATCGACTACCTGCTGGATCTGGTGGCCGTGAGCCGCGAACGGGGCCGGGGCCATGCGCCGCTCTCCCCACGGGCCAGCCAGGCGCTGCTCCGCTGCGCCCGGGCCTGGTCGCTGCTGGAGGAACGGGCCTACGTGACCATCAACGACGTGCAGGAGGTGATGGAAGCGGTGTGCGAACACCGGCTCGATGGCGGTCGGCCCGAGGAGAACGGCGCCCACTGGAGCCCGAAGCTGCTGACCGCGGTGGATGGGCTCCGCTGA
- a CDS encoding histidinol-phosphate transaminase, with the protein MHSPDPLRHGGNRWQVAAALGCRPEALLDASASLVPFGPPASVRRALHRALRGPALRAYPDRGHTALRAALAAHHGLPPEMLLPGNGAAELFTWAARDAAAAGLNLLPQPGFADYDRALACWGAAPCRWNAMPGAALPPERLSDGAAPPDGAATVLWICNPHNPTGALWRREALLPLLERHALVVCDEAFLPLVPGGEAHSLVPLVPGHENLVVIRSLTKLLAVPGLRLGYAVASPARLQRWAGWRDPWPVNGLAAAVAQPALADGRWLRRVQAWVAREGPWLQRQLAALPDLEPLPTSANFLLLRGAQSLEPLRGRLEREHRVLLRSCRSFTGLGPSWLRLSLQDRAGNRRLLRALRQATASTRSASRSARR; encoded by the coding sequence ATGCACAGCCCCGATCCCCTGCGTCACGGCGGCAACCGCTGGCAGGTGGCCGCGGCACTGGGCTGCCGGCCGGAGGCGCTGCTCGATGCCAGCGCCTCCCTGGTGCCCTTCGGGCCGCCGGCCTCCGTGCGCCGCGCGCTGCACCGCGCCCTGCGCGGGCCCGCCCTCCGGGCCTACCCGGACCGTGGCCACACGGCTCTGCGAGCGGCGCTGGCGGCCCATCACGGCCTGCCGCCCGAGATGCTGCTGCCCGGCAACGGCGCCGCCGAGCTGTTCACCTGGGCCGCCCGAGACGCGGCGGCGGCGGGGCTCAACCTGCTGCCCCAGCCCGGCTTTGCGGATTACGACCGCGCTCTGGCCTGCTGGGGTGCGGCCCCGTGCCGCTGGAACGCCATGCCCGGAGCGGCCCTGCCGCCGGAGCGTCTCAGTGATGGGGCCGCCCCGCCCGATGGGGCCGCCACCGTGCTGTGGATCTGCAACCCCCACAACCCCACCGGCGCCCTCTGGCGGCGGGAAGCGCTGCTGCCACTGCTCGAGCGCCATGCCCTGGTGGTCTGCGACGAGGCCTTTCTGCCCCTGGTGCCCGGCGGCGAGGCCCACTCCCTGGTGCCCCTGGTGCCCGGGCACGAGAATCTGGTGGTGATCCGCAGCCTCACCAAGCTGCTGGCGGTTCCGGGGCTGCGGCTGGGCTATGCGGTGGCGTCACCCGCGCGGTTGCAGCGCTGGGCGGGCTGGCGGGATCCCTGGCCCGTGAACGGTCTGGCCGCGGCGGTGGCCCAGCCGGCCCTGGCCGACGGGCGCTGGCTCCGGCGGGTGCAGGCCTGGGTGGCCCGCGAAGGCCCCTGGCTGCAGCGGCAGCTGGCGGCGTTGCCGGACCTCGAGCCGCTCCCCACCTCGGCCAATTTCCTGCTGCTCCGCGGGGCGCAGTCGCTGGAGCCGCTGCGCGGCCGGCTCGAGCGGGAGCATCGGGTGCTCCTGCGCAGCTGCCGCTCCTTCACGGGGCTCGGGCCCAGCTGGTTGCGTCTGAGCCTGCAGGATCGGGCCGGCAACCGCCGGCTGCTGCGGGCTCTGCGTCAGGCGACCGCTTCCACCAGGTCGGCCAGCAGGTCGGCCAGGCGCTGA